In Streptomyces sp. DG2A-72, one genomic interval encodes:
- a CDS encoding XRE family transcriptional regulator: MLWPQTVRDRIKTGNDREIIHSYPYRSACPSTVWADLISGATDELFFAGFTNYFLWTQVPAFADTVRRKTEAGVRVRFLLGDPEGEVTRQREVIEDAILTVSTRIRITLGELAKLGPLDGLEARYSASGDAVNHVSLSVFRIDSEALVTPHLARLVGHDSPDRFAEHAEELWGRGVPVE, translated from the coding sequence ATGTTGTGGCCGCAGACAGTCAGGGACCGGATCAAGACCGGCAACGACCGAGAGATCATCCACAGCTACCCCTACCGGTCCGCCTGCCCGTCGACCGTGTGGGCCGACCTGATCAGCGGAGCCACAGACGAACTGTTCTTCGCCGGTTTTACCAACTACTTCCTGTGGACTCAGGTACCGGCGTTCGCCGACACGGTGCGCCGGAAGACCGAGGCCGGTGTAAGGGTCCGGTTCCTCCTGGGGGACCCCGAAGGTGAGGTCACCCGCCAGCGGGAGGTCATCGAGGACGCGATCCTGACTGTCTCGACACGCATCCGCATCACCCTGGGGGAACTGGCCAAGCTTGGCCCGCTAGACGGCCTGGAAGCCCGATACAGCGCCTCAGGGGACGCGGTGAATCACGTGAGTCTGTCTGTGTTCCGGATCGACTCTGAGGCGCTGGTGACACCGCACCTGGCTCGCCTCGTCGGGCACGACTCCCCTGACCGATTCGCCGAGCATGCCGAAGAGCTATGGGGCCGAGGCGTTCCAGTGGAGTAG
- a CDS encoding alpha/beta fold hydrolase: MTQFVLVAGARLGAWAWDEVAAELRAAGHEVHALTLTGLAEKQGVPAGQQTHVQDVVTEVERLDLRDVVLVGHSYAGIPVGQAAERIGDRLARVVFVDSNVPVDGESFLSGWPSEHIRQEIAAHDGFWPSVGADYYAGQGLTDEQIARTVAGQTPHPGATLTEPAVLKRPIAELPATYIKCLLDGEEPMDAVAEALKSNRWELVRMDTGHWPMLSQPRELARVLHESATRP; this comes from the coding sequence ATGACTCAATTCGTGTTGGTGGCGGGAGCCCGGCTCGGAGCGTGGGCGTGGGACGAGGTGGCGGCCGAGCTGCGCGCGGCCGGTCATGAGGTGCATGCGCTGACCCTGACCGGCCTCGCGGAGAAGCAAGGTGTCCCAGCGGGGCAGCAGACCCACGTCCAGGACGTCGTCACGGAGGTCGAGCGCCTCGATCTGCGGGATGTCGTCCTGGTCGGGCACAGCTACGCGGGAATCCCGGTGGGGCAGGCCGCCGAGCGCATCGGCGACCGGCTGGCCCGTGTGGTGTTCGTCGACTCCAATGTCCCGGTCGACGGGGAGAGCTTCCTGTCGGGCTGGCCGAGCGAGCACATACGCCAGGAGATCGCCGCGCACGACGGCTTCTGGCCGTCGGTGGGTGCCGACTACTACGCGGGCCAGGGCCTGACGGACGAGCAGATCGCCCGCACAGTGGCCGGCCAGACCCCGCACCCGGGCGCGACCCTGACCGAACCGGCCGTCCTGAAGCGCCCGATCGCCGAGCTGCCGGCGACGTACATCAAATGCCTGCTCGACGGCGAAGAACCGATGGACGCGGTGGCCGAGGCGCTCAAGAGCAACCGCTGGGAACTGGTGCGGATGGACACCGGCCACTGGCCGATGCTCTCCCAGCCGCGCGAACTCGCCCGCGTCCTGCACGAGTCGGCGACCCGGCCCTGA
- a CDS encoding transposase family protein: protein MPKSYGAEAFQWSSAVALPINRVFARIRDPRERRGRRHPLPYVLVLAAGAVLTGATTFLAIAEWAADQEAAHLAAAGARLLDVEPERAWPTSPRRPGVPRSSSGSSRRSSTA from the coding sequence ATGCCGAAGAGCTATGGGGCCGAGGCGTTCCAGTGGAGTAGTGCTGTTGCTCTACCCATAAACCGGGTGTTCGCCCGGATCCGCGACCCGCGTGAACGCCGCGGGAGACGACATCCGCTTCCGTACGTCCTCGTGCTCGCGGCGGGTGCGGTCCTGACCGGCGCCACTACGTTCCTGGCGATCGCAGAGTGGGCCGCCGACCAGGAAGCGGCTCATCTCGCCGCTGCTGGTGCCCGGTTGTTAGATGTGGAGCCCGAGCGGGCCTGGCCGACTTCGCCCCGCCGACCTGGCGTACCCAGGTCATCAAGCGGAAGCTCAAGAAGATCCAGTACCGCCTGA
- a CDS encoding Ppx/GppA family phosphatase: protein MRISVVDVGSNTVRLVVADASGGAPLPVHTAKWRLRLSDEVRPGGRIPEGAVERLVDAVAEASVTASKWGAAGPLAFATAVVRGAANRQDVLRSVRTRTGVELCTLPGEVEAELTFLGARRWTGWQSGPLALLDIGGGSLEVAFGRGRLPDFVASLPLGAGRLTREFFDGQDPPPPEQVKALRRRVRHQLRDVAARIRWEGPRSAVATSRTFQQLGRLCGAPPGRKGPFTERLLHRSDLRAAIDRLAALPAAERAELPGISAPRAEQSLAGAVVGHTAMKLTGLKVVTLCPWALREGVLLRHLEDGSAWWAEIIRRAEEPPPPDPVPLRVATATD, encoded by the coding sequence ATGCGAATCAGCGTGGTGGATGTGGGGTCGAACACGGTCCGGCTGGTGGTGGCGGATGCGTCGGGTGGGGCGCCGCTGCCGGTCCACACCGCCAAGTGGCGCCTGAGGTTGTCCGACGAGGTCAGGCCCGGCGGCCGCATTCCCGAAGGGGCCGTGGAACGACTCGTCGACGCGGTCGCCGAGGCGAGCGTGACCGCCTCGAAGTGGGGCGCCGCGGGTCCGCTGGCCTTCGCCACGGCGGTGGTGCGGGGCGCCGCGAACCGGCAGGACGTCCTGCGCTCCGTGCGGACGCGCACCGGGGTGGAGCTGTGCACCCTGCCGGGCGAGGTCGAGGCCGAGCTGACGTTCCTGGGCGCCCGGCGCTGGACGGGCTGGCAGTCGGGGCCGCTCGCGCTGCTCGACATCGGCGGCGGTTCCCTCGAAGTGGCCTTCGGCCGCGGCCGGTTGCCGGACTTCGTGGCCTCACTGCCGCTCGGTGCGGGACGGCTGACGCGTGAGTTCTTCGACGGTCAGGATCCCCCGCCGCCGGAGCAGGTGAAGGCGCTGCGCCGCAGAGTCCGCCACCAGCTGCGGGACGTCGCGGCCCGGATCCGTTGGGAGGGGCCGCGTAGCGCGGTCGCCACCTCCCGTACGTTCCAGCAGTTGGGGCGGCTGTGCGGAGCCCCGCCCGGCCGGAAGGGCCCGTTCACCGAACGGCTGCTGCACCGCTCGGACCTGCGCGCGGCGATCGACCGGCTGGCCGCGCTGCCCGCCGCCGAACGCGCCGAGCTCCCCGGCATCTCCGCGCCGCGCGCCGAGCAGAGCCTGGCAGGCGCGGTGGTCGGGCACACCGCGATGAAGCTGACCGGCCTCAAGGTGGTCACCCTCTGCCCCTGGGCGCTGCGCGAGGGGGTCCTGCTGCGGCATCTCGAGGACGGCTCCGCCTGGTGGGCGGAGATCATCCGGCGCGCCGAGGAACCCCCTCCCCCGGACCCGGTGCCCCTGCGGGTCGCGACCGCGACGGACTGA
- a CDS encoding iron-containing redox enzyme family protein, whose translation MEQHLQEPPLPSARGRISAAVEEYLLGAGPLPRAEDITAVPGYGDDLQLALYLCYELHYRGFAGVSPDREWDPDLLRIRAALEHRFLSALRADTPVHDTVEGSLAELLVEPVDGSGVTHYLCDEGELWQLREYAAQRSLYHLKEADPHAWVLPRLSGRAKSAMAAVEFDEYGGGRPERLHARLFADLMTDLGLDPTYGHYLDAACADTLATVNLMTLLGLHRSLRGALVGHFAAVEITSSPGSRRLADALRRTGAGPAAVFFYDEHVEADAVHEQVVRHEVIGGLLEAEPHLAADVAFGVDVTGHLEDRLATALLTEWRAGRSSLRRPLGHGISGIP comes from the coding sequence ATGGAGCAGCACCTCCAGGAACCGCCTCTGCCGTCGGCCCGCGGCCGGATCTCCGCAGCCGTAGAGGAGTACCTGCTGGGCGCGGGACCGCTGCCGCGCGCCGAGGACATCACCGCCGTGCCCGGCTACGGCGACGACCTCCAGCTCGCCCTGTACCTGTGCTACGAACTGCACTACCGAGGCTTCGCGGGCGTGTCCCCGGACCGTGAGTGGGACCCGGATCTGCTGCGCATCCGCGCGGCGCTGGAGCATCGTTTCCTGTCCGCCCTGCGCGCTGACACTCCGGTCCACGACACCGTCGAGGGCTCGCTGGCGGAGCTCCTCGTCGAGCCCGTCGACGGCTCGGGGGTCACCCATTACCTCTGCGACGAGGGCGAGTTGTGGCAGCTGCGCGAGTACGCGGCCCAGCGTTCCCTGTACCACCTCAAGGAGGCCGACCCGCACGCCTGGGTGCTGCCGCGGCTGTCGGGCCGGGCCAAGTCGGCCATGGCGGCGGTGGAGTTCGACGAGTACGGCGGGGGCCGCCCCGAGCGGCTGCACGCGCGCCTGTTCGCCGACCTGATGACGGACCTCGGCCTGGACCCGACGTACGGCCACTACCTCGACGCGGCCTGCGCCGACACCCTGGCCACGGTGAACCTGATGACCCTCCTCGGCCTGCACCGGTCCCTGCGGGGCGCCCTGGTGGGCCACTTCGCGGCGGTCGAGATCACCTCGTCGCCCGGCTCCCGGCGACTCGCCGATGCCCTGCGCCGCACGGGAGCCGGTCCCGCGGCCGTGTTCTTCTACGACGAGCACGTCGAGGCAGACGCGGTCCATGAGCAGGTCGTACGCCACGAGGTGATCGGCGGGCTGCTGGAGGCGGAACCGCACCTCGCGGCGGACGTGGCCTTCGGTGTCGATGTCACCGGACACCTGGAGGACCGTCTCGCCACGGCCCTGCTCACGGAGTGGCGCGCGGGCCGGTCGTCGCTCCGCAGGCCGCTGGGGCATGGCATATCCGGTATTCCATGA
- a CDS encoding HemK2/MTQ2 family protein methyltransferase has translation MNALALPLAPPGVYAPQDDTALLAGALAQERLPPNAEVLDVGTGTGALALQAARRGTRVTAVDVSWRAVWTARLNARLAGLPVRIRHGDLFAPVRGRTFDLILANPPYVPAPDARPRPRGGARSWDAGRDGRFVLDPLCRDAPALLRPGGVLLVVHSALSGPGRTLAHLRGSGLRTTVTLRRRIAFGPVLRARQGWLRERGLLTAAQDKEELVVIRAERPR, from the coding sequence ATGAACGCTCTGGCGCTTCCGCTCGCCCCACCGGGCGTGTACGCCCCGCAGGACGACACCGCGCTGCTGGCCGGAGCCCTGGCCCAGGAACGGCTCCCGCCGAACGCGGAGGTCCTCGACGTGGGCACCGGGACGGGTGCGCTGGCGCTCCAGGCCGCACGCCGGGGCACCCGGGTGACCGCGGTGGACGTGTCATGGCGAGCGGTGTGGACCGCACGGCTGAACGCCCGGCTGGCCGGACTTCCGGTCCGTATCCGGCACGGGGACCTCTTCGCCCCGGTGCGCGGGCGGACCTTCGACCTCATCCTCGCCAACCCGCCGTACGTACCGGCACCCGACGCCCGCCCGCGGCCTCGTGGCGGGGCCCGGTCGTGGGACGCGGGCCGCGACGGCCGGTTCGTCCTCGATCCGCTCTGCCGGGACGCACCCGCCCTGCTGCGCCCGGGCGGAGTCCTGCTGGTCGTGCACTCCGCGCTGAGCGGCCCCGGCCGCACCCTCGCGCATCTGCGTGGATCCGGCCTGAGGACCACCGTGACACTGCGGCGGCGCATCGCGTTCGGCCCGGTGCTGCGCGCCCGGCAGGGCTGGCTGCGTGAGCGCGGCCTGCTGACCGCGGCCCAGGACAAGGAAGAGCTGGTGGTCATCCGTGCCGAACGCCCCCGCTGA
- a CDS encoding helix-turn-helix transcriptional regulator: MSDAALWTALADPHRRAIVALLLERPRPVGEIVEACGLSQPSTSKHLRVLRDAGLVRVRQDAQRRVYALDPAPIEELDAWLAPYRKLWNRSLDALGRRLDETSDDSTEDPSPKD, encoded by the coding sequence ATGTCCGACGCCGCCCTCTGGACCGCCCTCGCCGATCCCCATCGGCGGGCCATCGTCGCGCTGCTCCTGGAGCGGCCGCGGCCCGTCGGGGAGATCGTGGAGGCATGCGGGCTGAGCCAGCCGAGCACGTCGAAGCATCTGCGGGTGCTGCGTGATGCCGGTCTGGTGCGGGTCCGGCAGGACGCGCAGCGGCGGGTCTACGCCCTCGACCCGGCGCCGATCGAGGAACTCGACGCCTGGCTGGCCCCGTACCGCAAGCTGTGGAACCGCAGCCTGGACGCGCTGGGCCGCCGCCTGGACGAGACGTCGGACGACTCCACCGAGGACCCCTCTCCGAAGGACTGA
- a CDS encoding STAS domain-containing protein has protein sequence MTPEADDRAREPAEGTVVDAFRTARPAANAHARTRPHGPFTVVEAAGDIDLATAGFLAEHLDAATAGSEPDVLADLRTVDFFDCSGLRVLCRAEERAAARGGRLRIVANDPRLRRLLRASGLLDRFPPLPGIPEERE, from the coding sequence ATGACGCCGGAAGCAGACGACCGCGCCCGCGAGCCGGCCGAGGGCACGGTCGTGGACGCCTTCAGGACGGCGCGGCCCGCGGCGAACGCTCATGCCCGGACCCGCCCGCACGGCCCGTTCACCGTGGTCGAGGCGGCCGGTGACATCGATCTGGCGACGGCGGGGTTTCTCGCGGAGCATCTCGATGCGGCGACCGCGGGGTCGGAGCCGGACGTGCTGGCCGATCTGCGAACCGTGGACTTCTTCGACTGCTCCGGCTTGCGTGTGCTGTGCCGGGCCGAGGAACGCGCCGCGGCGCGCGGCGGCCGACTGCGGATCGTCGCGAACGATCCACGGCTGCGCCGGCTGCTGCGCGCATCGGGCCTGCTGGACCGGTTCCCTCCGCTTCCCGGTATCCCGGAGGAACGGGAGTGA
- a CDS encoding Rmf/CrpP fold protein, which produces MNLHHIPIYPYLRLGARHSTSPYGSVRYSVESAPDPQPGERGDPPKSCPYPSTSTLRTAWIRGYAETRPVSAQPERAD; this is translated from the coding sequence ATGAATCTCCACCATATCCCCATCTATCCATACCTCCGCTTGGGCGCCCGTCACTCAACTTCCCCGTACGGGTCTGTACGTTACTCAGTTGAATCCGCGCCGGATCCCCAGCCAGGCGAGCGGGGAGACCCGCCGAAGTCATGCCCGTACCCGAGCACGTCAACGCTGCGTACCGCGTGGATTCGCGGCTACGCCGAGACCCGCCCCGTATCCGCGCAGCCGGAGCGCGCCGACTAA
- a CDS encoding lactate 2-monooxygenase, producing the protein MAGQWADFQYEIYLNGMSGAVPRLPTDLTRLEELTEQRLGPGPVGYVAGSAGDGSTARANRAALERRRIVPRMLRDVHERDLSVEVLGRALPAPVALAPVGVLSIMHPDAEPAAARAAAAQGVPYILSSASSTPIEQVAEAMGDAERWFQLYWAKDREVTRSFLNRAKASGFSALVVTLDTPMLAWRPRDLDQAYLPFLHGVGTANYFSDPAFQAGLAKPAHEDPNAAVMHFVGMFADPGKTWPDLAFLRENWDGPIVLKGILHPDDARLAADAGMDGVVVSNHGGRQVAGSVAAADALPRVAEAVGDRLTVLFDSGVRTGDDVFKALALGARAVLVGRPYVYGLGLDGQAGVEHVIRCLLAEFDLTLALSGHATPATLGPADLIQDPA; encoded by the coding sequence GTGGCTGGTCAGTGGGCCGATTTCCAGTACGAGATCTACCTCAACGGCATGTCGGGCGCCGTACCCCGGCTGCCCACCGATCTGACCCGGCTGGAGGAGCTGACCGAGCAGCGGCTCGGCCCCGGCCCTGTCGGCTATGTGGCGGGCAGCGCCGGCGACGGGAGCACGGCCCGTGCCAACCGTGCCGCCCTGGAGCGCCGCCGGATCGTGCCGCGCATGCTGCGGGACGTGCACGAGCGGGATCTGTCGGTCGAGGTGCTGGGGCGCGCGCTGCCCGCCCCGGTGGCGCTGGCGCCGGTCGGCGTGCTGTCGATCATGCACCCGGACGCGGAGCCGGCCGCTGCCCGTGCCGCCGCCGCGCAGGGCGTGCCGTACATCCTGTCGTCCGCGTCGAGTACGCCGATCGAGCAGGTCGCCGAGGCGATGGGCGACGCCGAGCGCTGGTTCCAGCTGTACTGGGCCAAGGACCGCGAGGTGACCCGGAGTTTCCTGAACCGGGCCAAGGCGAGCGGGTTCTCGGCGCTGGTCGTCACGCTGGACACGCCGATGCTGGCGTGGCGGCCCCGCGACCTCGACCAGGCGTATCTGCCGTTCCTGCACGGCGTGGGCACCGCCAACTACTTCTCGGACCCGGCGTTCCAGGCGGGCCTGGCCAAGCCGGCGCACGAGGATCCGAACGCCGCGGTGATGCACTTCGTCGGTATGTTCGCGGATCCCGGCAAGACCTGGCCGGACCTGGCGTTCCTGCGGGAGAACTGGGACGGCCCGATCGTCCTCAAGGGCATCCTGCATCCCGACGACGCCCGGCTCGCCGCCGACGCCGGGATGGACGGGGTGGTGGTGTCCAACCACGGCGGGCGCCAAGTCGCCGGTTCCGTCGCTGCGGCCGACGCGCTGCCCCGGGTCGCCGAGGCCGTCGGCGACCGGCTGACCGTCCTCTTCGACAGCGGGGTGCGCACCGGAGACGACGTCTTCAAGGCGCTCGCGCTCGGCGCGCGGGCGGTGCTGGTCGGACGGCCGTACGTCTACGGGCTCGGCCTCGACGGACAGGCGGGCGTCGAGCATGTGATCCGCTGTCTGCTCGCCGAGTTCGACCTGACACTCGCCCTGTCCGGACACGCCACGCCCGCCACATTGGGCCCCGCCGACCTCATCCAGGACCCCGCATGA
- a CDS encoding CDGSH iron-sulfur domain-containing protein, with product MPNAPADRPRRLTFHEPGPLLVDGPVEVELEDGTIVTSDRFRVALCTCRRSRRYPWCDTSHRRRIRRTSEE from the coding sequence GTGCCGAACGCCCCCGCTGACCGACCGCGTCGCCTCACCTTCCACGAGCCGGGCCCACTCCTCGTGGACGGACCGGTCGAGGTGGAACTGGAGGACGGCACCATCGTCACCTCCGACCGCTTCCGGGTCGCCCTGTGCACCTGTCGGCGCAGCCGCCGTTACCCCTGGTGCGACACGAGCCACCGCAGGCGGATTCGGCGTACATCCGAGGAATGA
- a CDS encoding cytosine permease → MSPQPEPAPSPTTPPSLTEVETHGVDRIPDADRTATPLDLFRLAFGGANTFSTCVLGAFPILFGLSFWQGLAATLLGVVVGALILCPMAVFGPVNGTNNAVSSSAHLGVHGRVVGSFLSLLTAIAFFSISVWSSGDALVGGAHRLFGLERSTPSYVVAYALFAGLILAVCVYGFRFMLFINKVAVTSATALFLVGAIAFAGDFDPSYAGVFTDSADAATQSLFWPSFIGAALIVLSNPVSFGAFLGDWSRYIPASTPRRRVIGAAFLSQIATLLPFVFGLATASIIATKAPEYVDPAAPDFVGGLLAISPGWFFLPVCLLALIGGMSTGTTALYGTGLDFSSVFPRLSRVQATLLVGASSIAFIFIGRFGLDLVRSISTFATVIVTCTTPWMVVMMLGFYTRRGWYDPDALQVFNRRQRGGRYWFAHGWNWRGMTAWWVSALLGVLFTNIPGQFVGPLGDLANGVDISLPLALVVAAVLFLTLLRLFPEPRAVYGPEGARLARTVDTPVPPITGPDAPHSDAPLSDPSTTLRA, encoded by the coding sequence TTGTCCCCGCAGCCCGAGCCCGCCCCCTCCCCCACGACGCCCCCGTCCCTCACCGAAGTCGAGACCCACGGCGTCGACCGCATCCCCGACGCGGACCGCACCGCGACCCCGCTCGACCTGTTCCGGCTCGCCTTCGGCGGCGCCAACACCTTCTCCACCTGTGTCCTCGGCGCGTTCCCGATCCTGTTCGGCCTGTCCTTCTGGCAGGGGCTCGCCGCCACGCTCCTCGGCGTCGTCGTCGGTGCGCTGATCCTGTGCCCGATGGCCGTGTTCGGCCCGGTCAACGGCACGAACAACGCTGTCTCGTCCTCCGCGCACCTGGGCGTGCACGGACGCGTGGTCGGCTCGTTCCTGTCCCTGCTCACCGCCATCGCCTTCTTCTCGATCTCCGTGTGGAGCTCCGGCGACGCCCTGGTCGGCGGTGCGCACCGGCTGTTCGGCCTGGAGCGCTCCACGCCGTCGTACGTCGTCGCGTACGCGCTGTTCGCGGGACTGATCCTCGCGGTCTGCGTCTACGGCTTCCGGTTCATGCTGTTCATCAACAAGGTCGCCGTGACCTCGGCGACCGCGCTCTTCCTGGTCGGCGCGATCGCGTTCGCCGGTGACTTCGACCCCTCGTACGCCGGTGTCTTCACGGACTCCGCGGACGCCGCGACGCAGTCGCTGTTCTGGCCGTCGTTCATCGGCGCGGCCTTGATCGTGCTGTCCAACCCGGTGTCGTTCGGGGCGTTCCTGGGCGACTGGTCGCGCTACATCCCCGCGAGCACACCGCGCCGCAGGGTGATCGGCGCGGCGTTCCTGTCGCAGATCGCGACGCTGCTGCCGTTCGTCTTCGGTCTGGCGACCGCGAGCATCATCGCCACGAAGGCGCCGGAGTACGTCGATCCGGCCGCCCCCGACTTCGTGGGCGGGCTGCTGGCGATCTCGCCGGGCTGGTTCTTCCTGCCGGTCTGTCTGCTGGCACTGATCGGCGGCATGTCGACGGGCACGACGGCGCTGTACGGCACCGGGCTGGACTTCTCCTCCGTCTTCCCACGGCTGTCCCGGGTGCAGGCCACGCTGCTGGTCGGCGCGTCGTCGATCGCCTTCATCTTCATCGGCCGGTTCGGGCTCGACCTCGTGCGGTCCATCTCGACCTTCGCCACCGTGATCGTCACCTGCACCACACCCTGGATGGTCGTGATGATGCTGGGCTTCTACACCCGGCGCGGCTGGTACGACCCGGACGCGCTCCAGGTCTTCAACCGCCGCCAGCGCGGCGGCCGTTACTGGTTCGCGCACGGCTGGAACTGGCGGGGCATGACCGCCTGGTGGGTCTCCGCGCTGCTCGGCGTGCTGTTCACCAACATCCCGGGCCAGTTCGTCGGCCCGCTCGGCGATCTGGCGAACGGCGTCGACATCAGCCTGCCGCTGGCCCTGGTCGTGGCCGCGGTGCTGTTCCTGACGCTGCTGCGGCTGTTCCCGGAGCCACGCGCGGTGTACGGGCCCGAGGGTGCGCGGCTCGCGCGGACGGTCGACACGCCCGTGCCGCCGATCACCGGGCCGGACGCTCCGCACAGCGACGCGCCGTTGTCAGACCCCTCGACTACGTTGCGGGCATGA
- a CDS encoding protease inhibitor yields MRNTARWAATLGLTATAVCGPLTGAALATPAAPASLYAPSALVLTAGHGDSAATVTPERAVTLTCAPTASGTHPVAADACAELRGTDGDFDALKSRDGVLCTRQYDPVVVTVDGVWQGKRVSYERTFSNECVKNSYGTSVFTF; encoded by the coding sequence ATGCGGAACACCGCGCGCTGGGCAGCGACTCTCGGCCTCACGGCCACCGCCGTCTGCGGACCACTCACCGGGGCCGCGCTCGCCACCCCGGCCGCCCCCGCCTCGCTCTACGCCCCTTCGGCACTGGTGCTCACCGCCGGCCACGGCGACAGCGCAGCCACCGTCACCCCGGAACGCGCGGTCACCCTGACCTGCGCCCCGACGGCCTCCGGTACCCATCCGGTGGCCGCCGACGCCTGCGCCGAACTGCGCGGCACGGACGGTGACTTCGACGCGCTGAAGAGCAGAGACGGTGTGCTGTGCACCAGGCAGTACGACCCGGTGGTCGTCACCGTCGACGGCGTCTGGCAGGGCAAGCGCGTCTCCTATGAGCGCACCTTCTCCAACGAGTGCGTGAAGAACTCCTACGGGACGAGTGTCTTCACGTTCTGA
- a CDS encoding SRPBCC family protein has protein sequence MSVERTGTHLTLDDGRPAVRFTRTYDHPVDRVWQFVTDADELVHWFPSRAEIELRPGGTIKFSGDPAMEGTTGTVLAVEAPRHLSFEWGGDELHFDLEALDDKRTRFTLTNILAAENTAARNGAGWDVCLAALDARARGEHFEGPHAGTTAPWEEVYASWVKAGVPSGAPIPGTN, from the coding sequence ATGTCCGTCGAACGCACCGGCACCCATCTGACCCTGGACGACGGCCGCCCCGCCGTCCGCTTCACCCGTACCTACGACCATCCCGTCGACCGCGTCTGGCAGTTCGTGACCGACGCCGACGAGCTCGTCCACTGGTTCCCGTCCCGCGCCGAGATCGAGCTGCGCCCCGGCGGCACGATCAAGTTCAGCGGCGACCCGGCCATGGAGGGCACCACGGGCACTGTGCTCGCCGTCGAAGCACCCCGCCACCTGTCCTTCGAGTGGGGCGGCGACGAACTCCACTTCGACCTCGAAGCCCTGGACGACAAGCGCACCCGCTTCACGCTCACCAACATCCTGGCCGCCGAGAACACCGCCGCCCGCAACGGCGCCGGCTGGGACGTCTGCCTCGCCGCCCTCGACGCCCGCGCCAGGGGCGAGCACTTCGAGGGCCCGCACGCCGGGACGACCGCACCCTGGGAGGAGGTCTACGCGAGCTGGGTCAAGGCCGGCGTCCCCTCCGGCGCCCCGATCCCCGGCACGAACTGA